The Pelobates fuscus isolate aPelFus1 chromosome 2, aPelFus1.pri, whole genome shotgun sequence genome has a segment encoding these proteins:
- the LOC134586083 gene encoding olfactory receptor 1J4-like: MNSRNRSTVTEFILLGLSSDPSVQIILFIIFLVAYIASLAANCLLILAVSVDRHLHNPMYFFLVNLSIVNLGGPSVSVPKMLLNFLYGDKSILFAGCATQIFFSLLLGLIEGILLVFMAYDRFIAICKPLRYHMVMNRSACTWMIAVTWTVSCVMSSADTFLLCSLTFCGPNTINHFFCVIPSLMLLSCNDNSLFDILILFGSTALLLIPLILIIFSYYKIMASILRIQSGRYKAFSTCLSHLIVVAMFYVIATVMFMQPSSSVDDNRDKIVSVFYVVVTHLLNPLIYSLKNKDVLRAMRRLAILR, encoded by the coding sequence ATGAACAGTAGGAATCGCAGTACGGTGACAGAATTCATTCTTCTCGGACTGTCCAGTGACCCCAGTGtacaaattatattatttatcatcTTCCTGGTTGCCTACATAGCCTCTCTGGCTGCTAATTGTCTTCTTATTCTGGCTGTGAGCGTTGACCGCCATCTACATAACCCTATGTATTTTTTCCTCGTTAATCTGTCCATTGTTAACCTTGGTGGCCCTTCAGTCAGCGTTCCAAAGATGCTTCTGAATTTCTTATATGGGGATAAAAGTATTTTGTTTGCAGGTTGTGCAACCCAGATATTTTTTAGTCTTCTTCTGGGATTAATTGAAGGTATCCTCCTGGTTTTTATGGCCTACGATCGTTTTATTGCAATATGTAAACCTCTCCGCTATCACATGGTTATGAATAGATCAGCTTGTACATGGATGATTGCAGTTACATGGACAGTGAGCTGTGTTATGTCATCAGCTGACACATTCCTTTTATGTAGCTTAACATTTTGTGGACCTAATACAATCAACCATTTCTTCTGTGTGATACCTTCACTGATGCTCTTGTCCTGTAATGATAACTCTTTATTTGATATCTTGATATTGTTTGGAAGTACAGCACTTCTGCTTATCCCACTCATTCTCATTATTTTCTCTTACTATAAAATAATGGCTTCAATATTACGAATCCAGTCTGGGCGATACAAAGCTTTTTCCACTTGTCTTTCACATCTGATCGTTGTAGCAATGTTTTATGTGATAGCTACGGTTATGTTCATGCAACCATCATCTTCTGTTGATGATAACAGAGACAAGATAGTATCAGTATTCTATGTTGTAGTCACCCATCTGCTAAACCCTTTAATCTACAGTCTGAAAAATAAAGATGTGCTCAGAGCTATGAGACGGTTAGCAATATTGCGGTGA